Proteins co-encoded in one Spirosoma endbachense genomic window:
- a CDS encoding SusC/RagA family TonB-linked outer membrane protein yields MNESLKQVGWVFLFLSLLTVSTKLMANGTPGMSPRAVSIKGTVTTETGETLPGVTIAVKGTTIGTTTNESGQYSLSIPDGNATLVFSSVGYEKQEVSIGNGRTTINVVLQADTKALNEVVVVGYGTQQRRDLTGSVGSVKGKELENLPVRGPLEALQGRVAGVQITNNSGSPGAAPNVRIRGVTSLNAGNDPLYIVDGVPITGDISVVNPNDIQSMEVLKDASATAIYGARGANGIIIVTTKRGKSGKTSIGLSTYTGFMDVRKTVPMLDAYQERDYILNAVANAGVPEVRLGLDTLFRNGVALYNTNWQNEIYQRGAVSNYEVSLRGGNEKTTYAASLGYFNQKGVIVSSGYDTYRGRFSIDHQASARFKTGANILLSTAKRDRVPEGDDINAIIPNAMRNLPFSPVYNPDGSYTYLDQIQRPNPVGLAMLTSWFTVSNRLVGNVYGNYDIWKGLTLRSTLNVDYAGTRDERFTPSTIQGGSARPGTASYGDVFTWVNENTLNYTHSIGRHSVSGLLGYSVQQSKSFNLSAAASQGATDNITTLNAAASPTGASSSKSSWGLVSYFARLNYSYNDKYLLAATVRQDGSSRFGADKRYGLFPSVSAGWRISEESFMKSVPFISDLKLRASMGVVGNQSISDFGAQGLYSTGSNYLGKAGIALSAIPNPSLSWESTTQSDIGLDISFLHNRINLTADAYLKKTNALLLSVNLPTTTGFGSALQNVGNTQNKGLEFSISSQNIVGGAGGFSWSTAFNISFNRNKILSLSNNNADIIQTSADATFYGTAPQGLGRVGEPIGVLFGQVYTGRVYATSEEAKAANMRDGSASGPFYVAGDMIYKDLNGDGIINDADRTIVGNANPKHIGGLTNNFSYKGFDLSVFMQWSYGNDIFNETREASNRSFVYNAATTEVLRSWRKEGDVTDVPRGTPSTIGRNGFASSRWVEDGSYLRVKTATLGYTFPSALLKRVKIDNLRLYVSGQNLFTFTNYSGMDPEVNFRSTLPLLQGIDLGTYPMVRTITFGLNLGL; encoded by the coding sequence ATGAACGAATCTCTAAAACAAGTAGGATGGGTATTCCTTTTTTTATCCTTACTAACTGTCAGTACAAAGCTGATGGCAAACGGAACACCAGGAATGTCGCCCAGGGCTGTTTCCATTAAAGGAACTGTTACCACCGAAACCGGCGAGACCTTACCGGGCGTGACGATTGCCGTAAAAGGCACAACCATTGGCACAACAACCAATGAGTCTGGTCAATACAGTCTTAGTATTCCTGATGGAAATGCTACGCTGGTATTCAGTTCGGTAGGGTATGAAAAACAGGAAGTATCGATTGGTAATGGCCGGACAACGATTAACGTCGTGTTGCAGGCCGACACCAAAGCATTAAATGAAGTGGTTGTGGTTGGCTATGGCACCCAACAACGACGGGATTTAACGGGATCGGTGGGGTCCGTAAAAGGTAAAGAACTGGAGAATCTGCCCGTTCGGGGTCCGCTCGAAGCCTTACAGGGGCGGGTTGCCGGGGTACAGATCACCAACAACAGCGGCTCGCCCGGCGCAGCCCCGAATGTACGAATCCGGGGTGTTACGTCGCTGAATGCGGGCAATGATCCCCTATACATTGTTGATGGCGTACCCATTACGGGCGATATCAGCGTCGTAAACCCAAATGATATTCAATCGATGGAGGTGCTGAAAGATGCCTCCGCCACGGCTATTTACGGTGCCAGAGGAGCCAACGGTATTATTATCGTGACAACAAAACGCGGGAAATCGGGTAAAACATCGATTGGGCTAAGCACCTACACCGGTTTTATGGATGTCAGAAAGACCGTACCCATGCTGGATGCCTATCAGGAGCGAGATTATATCCTGAATGCCGTGGCTAATGCCGGAGTTCCCGAAGTACGACTGGGCCTGGACACGCTCTTCCGGAATGGAGTTGCCCTGTATAATACCAACTGGCAGAACGAGATCTACCAGCGGGGGGCCGTTTCCAATTACGAAGTGTCATTACGGGGTGGAAATGAGAAAACCACCTACGCGGCCAGTCTGGGTTATTTTAATCAGAAAGGGGTCATCGTCAGTTCGGGTTATGATACCTATCGGGGCCGCTTCAGCATCGACCACCAGGCCTCCGCCCGCTTTAAAACAGGGGCTAACATTCTGCTATCTACCGCCAAACGTGACCGTGTTCCCGAAGGCGACGATATCAATGCAATTATACCAAATGCCATGCGGAATCTGCCTTTCTCACCCGTGTATAACCCCGATGGTTCGTATACCTACCTTGATCAGATTCAACGGCCTAATCCGGTAGGTCTGGCGATGCTAACCTCCTGGTTTACCGTCAGCAATCGGCTGGTGGGGAATGTATACGGCAACTACGATATCTGGAAGGGCCTAACCCTGCGTTCGACACTCAACGTCGATTATGCGGGCACTCGTGACGAGCGGTTTACGCCGAGCACCATTCAGGGTGGATCGGCCCGTCCCGGTACGGCGTCTTATGGCGATGTATTTACCTGGGTCAACGAAAACACCTTGAACTACACCCATTCCATTGGGCGGCATAGCGTGTCGGGCTTGCTGGGGTATAGTGTGCAGCAGTCTAAAAGTTTCAATCTGTCGGCGGCTGCCAGCCAGGGTGCAACCGATAACATCACCACGCTGAACGCAGCGGCCAGTCCAACGGGTGCGTCCAGTAGTAAATCGTCATGGGGTCTGGTCTCGTATTTTGCGCGTTTGAATTACAGCTACAACGATAAATACCTCCTGGCGGCTACGGTGCGTCAGGATGGTTCGTCCCGCTTCGGAGCCGACAAACGGTACGGTCTATTCCCGTCTGTTTCGGCTGGCTGGCGTATTTCGGAGGAGTCGTTTATGAAAAGCGTTCCGTTTATCAGCGACTTGAAATTACGCGCCAGTATGGGCGTTGTTGGTAACCAGTCTATCAGTGATTTTGGCGCACAGGGCTTGTATAGTACCGGTAGTAACTACCTCGGGAAAGCCGGGATTGCGCTGTCGGCTATTCCAAACCCATCCCTGAGCTGGGAATCGACCACACAATCCGATATTGGTCTGGATATTTCTTTCCTTCATAACCGGATTAACCTGACGGCCGATGCCTACCTGAAAAAGACAAATGCGCTGTTGTTGTCCGTGAACCTACCCACAACTACGGGATTTGGTTCTGCCCTGCAAAACGTGGGCAATACCCAGAATAAAGGACTGGAATTCAGCATTTCCAGCCAGAATATTGTGGGTGGTGCCGGGGGCTTTAGCTGGAGCACGGCGTTCAATATCTCCTTCAACCGAAACAAGATCCTGAGCTTATCGAACAACAATGCCGATATCATCCAGACCAGTGCCGATGCGACCTTTTATGGAACGGCTCCCCAGGGTCTTGGCCGGGTAGGTGAGCCGATTGGTGTCTTGTTCGGACAGGTCTACACAGGTCGGGTTTATGCTACTTCCGAAGAAGCAAAAGCCGCCAACATGCGGGATGGTAGCGCGTCGGGCCCATTTTATGTGGCCGGGGATATGATTTACAAGGATTTGAACGGAGATGGCATCATCAACGACGCCGACCGAACCATCGTCGGCAATGCGAATCCCAAGCACATTGGTGGCCTGACGAATAACTTTTCTTACAAGGGCTTCGATCTGTCGGTGTTTATGCAATGGTCATACGGCAACGACATCTTCAACGAAACCCGTGAGGCTTCGAACCGAAGTTTCGTGTATAATGCCGCCACGACCGAAGTGCTGCGAAGCTGGCGCAAAGAAGGTGATGTTACGGATGTTCCCCGCGGCACGCCCAGTACCATTGGCCGGAATGGATTTGCCTCCAGTCGGTGGGTCGAAGATGGTTCCTATCTGCGCGTGAAAACCGCCACACTGGGTTACACCTTTCCATCGGCTCTGCTCAAGCGGGTTAAGATTGATAATCTGCGACTGTATGTGTCCGGGCAAAATCTGTTCACGTTCACCAACTACTCGGGCATGGACCCCGAAGTGAACTTCCGCAGTACGTTGCCCCTGCTTCAGGGAATCGACCTGGGCACCTATCCGATGGTACGTACGATCACCTTTGGCCTGAATCTGGGACTCTAA
- a CDS encoding exo-alpha-sialidase: MKLKEACSTLWLLCSLVTLGRSLQAQTPDNRDISLGFSIYENGYMDQPYVSVLPNGNWLCLFTTGSASESRPGQHVVATTSTDQGRTWSNPVDIEPSTGPLASWAMPYVTPYGRVYAFYDYNGDNINSLNGKPLKQVGELGWYCYKYSDDNGQTWSERYRLPVRKTPVDFNNDWKGEVQLLWGIAKPIAVGGNMYFGFTKLGKFQQDLGEGWFFKSDNIDTEKDATKLHWQMLPDGDQGLRNPAFGSVQEEQNIVSLSKGDLYCMYRTTQGFAAHAYSRDGGHTWTMPEAASYTPGGKILKNPRACPRVFKCQNGKFLFWYHNHSGKDYTGRNPVWISGGVEKDGFIHWSQPEILLYDNDPKGRGMSYPDLIEQDGKYWMTETQKIKGRVHRIDNSLLDGLWKQATTTELTRNGLVVNKTATKPNSSIRIPTIPNLKTGGFSLDFWLTFNDLQANQIVFDSRDQQGKGVWIATTDQQTLRLSMSDGVRTEGWDTDPGSLQVGKPHHVVFIVDGAPDVISVIVDGTLCDGGTTRQYGWGRFNPQLEDVNGNRKAQLAPSLHGQVNALKLYERYLTTSEAVANFNASKPR, from the coding sequence ATGAAATTGAAAGAAGCCTGTAGTACGCTATGGTTATTGTGTAGTCTGGTGACTTTAGGCCGTTCATTACAGGCCCAAACGCCTGATAATCGGGATATTTCTCTGGGCTTCTCCATTTACGAAAATGGCTATATGGATCAGCCTTACGTATCGGTTCTGCCGAATGGAAACTGGCTTTGTTTGTTCACAACAGGATCGGCCAGCGAAAGCAGGCCTGGTCAGCATGTAGTCGCAACAACCAGCACCGATCAGGGCCGAACCTGGTCGAACCCCGTTGATATCGAGCCCAGTACGGGGCCATTGGCTTCGTGGGCCATGCCGTATGTAACGCCTTATGGACGAGTCTATGCCTTCTACGATTACAATGGCGATAACATCAATTCGCTGAACGGCAAGCCCTTAAAACAAGTGGGCGAGCTCGGCTGGTATTGCTATAAATACTCGGACGATAACGGTCAGACCTGGTCGGAGCGGTACCGGTTGCCCGTTCGGAAAACGCCGGTCGATTTCAATAACGACTGGAAAGGCGAGGTGCAATTACTCTGGGGGATAGCGAAGCCAATTGCTGTAGGCGGAAACATGTATTTCGGTTTTACCAAGCTGGGTAAATTCCAGCAGGATCTGGGCGAAGGCTGGTTTTTCAAATCCGACAATATCGACACCGAGAAAGACGCCACGAAACTACACTGGCAAATGCTGCCCGATGGGGATCAGGGGCTTCGTAATCCGGCGTTTGGCTCTGTGCAGGAAGAGCAAAATATCGTTAGCCTCAGCAAAGGCGATTTGTACTGCATGTATCGGACTACGCAGGGTTTCGCAGCTCATGCCTATAGCCGGGATGGCGGCCATACCTGGACCATGCCCGAGGCCGCTTCGTATACGCCCGGCGGCAAAATCCTGAAGAATCCGCGAGCATGCCCCAGGGTGTTTAAATGCCAGAATGGAAAATTCCTGTTCTGGTATCATAACCATAGTGGCAAGGATTATACCGGCCGTAATCCGGTCTGGATCAGCGGAGGGGTGGAAAAGGATGGATTTATCCACTGGTCACAACCCGAAATCCTGCTCTACGATAACGATCCAAAAGGCCGTGGCATGAGTTATCCCGATTTGATCGAACAGGACGGTAAGTACTGGATGACCGAAACCCAGAAGATAAAAGGGCGCGTCCATCGAATTGATAACAGCCTGCTGGACGGTCTATGGAAGCAGGCAACAACGACTGAACTGACCCGAAATGGCCTGGTTGTGAACAAAACAGCCACCAAACCCAATTCGTCGATTCGGATACCAACGATACCCAACCTGAAAACCGGAGGCTTTAGCCTGGATTTCTGGTTGACCTTCAATGACCTGCAAGCGAATCAGATTGTATTCGACAGCCGGGATCAGCAGGGCAAAGGCGTCTGGATTGCTACCACCGACCAGCAAACCCTGCGTTTATCCATGTCTGACGGAGTTCGCACAGAGGGTTGGGATACAGATCCGGGCAGTTTACAGGTAGGTAAACCTCATCATGTTGTTTTTATAGTCGATGGTGCACCAGACGTCATCTCGGTAATCGTTGATGGAACGTTGTGCGATGGAGGAACTACTCGTCAATACGGTTGGGGTCGATTCAACCCACAGCTTGAGGACGTCAATGGAAACCGGAAAGCGCAGCTGGCACCCAGTCTGCACGGACAGGTCAATGCGTTGAAACTGTATGAGCGGTATCTGACCACCAGCGAAGCCGTCGCTAATTTCAACGCCAGTAAACCCCGCTAA
- a CDS encoding LacI family DNA-binding transcriptional regulator, with translation MRSKQPTIWDIAIKLNVSISTVSRALRNAPDINPETKKAVLDLAHQLDYQPNTVAASLRKNKTDIIGVMVPEFVHAYFPNVILGIQEVANATGYKVMVMQSSESLDIEKHNLQAMVSSRVDGLILAITRETNDYEHIVAAQRKGLPIVFFNRIVDELQGSKVMVDDYKGAFMAVQHLIQTGCRRIAHLAGPENMTIGRNRLNGYLDALKTHQFPVDDSLIMHCDFVEGRARSCTQLLLDMPNRPDALFAVNDPTAVEALICIQENELSIPNDIALVGFSNAPHSTFVTPPLTSVVQPIHEIGQLAAQLLLRQINAPQQFIPETHVLDTALVIRKSTRELV, from the coding sequence ATGAGAAGTAAACAACCCACTATCTGGGATATTGCCATTAAGCTCAATGTCTCCATATCGACTGTTTCTAGGGCATTACGCAATGCGCCCGACATTAATCCAGAAACCAAAAAGGCCGTTCTGGATCTGGCGCATCAGCTTGATTACCAGCCGAACACCGTTGCCGCCAGCCTGCGGAAGAACAAGACGGATATTATTGGGGTGATGGTGCCTGAATTCGTTCATGCCTACTTCCCCAATGTAATTTTGGGGATTCAGGAGGTGGCCAATGCGACTGGATACAAGGTAATGGTTATGCAATCCAGCGAATCATTAGACATTGAAAAGCATAATTTACAGGCCATGGTATCGAGCCGGGTTGATGGCCTGATTCTGGCCATTACGCGGGAGACGAATGATTATGAACACATTGTAGCAGCCCAACGAAAGGGTTTGCCGATTGTGTTTTTTAATCGGATTGTCGATGAACTGCAAGGCTCTAAAGTCATGGTGGACGATTATAAAGGTGCATTTATGGCCGTTCAGCATCTCATTCAAACGGGTTGCCGACGGATTGCCCATCTGGCGGGTCCGGAGAATATGACCATTGGCCGGAATCGGCTAAATGGGTATCTCGATGCCTTAAAAACGCATCAATTTCCCGTTGATGACTCGTTGATAATGCACTGCGATTTTGTGGAAGGGCGCGCCCGAAGTTGCACACAGTTACTGCTGGATATGCCCAACCGACCCGATGCGTTGTTTGCCGTCAATGACCCAACGGCTGTAGAAGCCCTTATCTGTATTCAGGAAAACGAGCTGTCCATCCCGAACGACATCGCGTTAGTTGGCTTTTCCAATGCTCCCCACAGTACGTTTGTTACGCCACCTTTGACTTCTGTTGTGCAGCCCATTCATGAAATTGGGCAGTTGGCAGCCCAGTTACTCCTACGGCAAATCAATGCTCCCCAACAGTTTATACCCGAAACACATGTGCTGGATACCGCTCTGGTGATTCGGAAGTCAACGCGCGAGTTAGTATAG
- a CDS encoding RagB/SusD family nutrient uptake outer membrane protein, with product MKKIINSTLAITLVILVAGCTDVLNQVPVSALTQSSFFQNAADAEAAIITGYDALQGDDVRHIAWGDARADNLRVPVNEIGITDGGVLDFQNDNISTSSGYATWSRFYSGINKVNNVLAQVPTIKSPTITSVRDRIMGEAYFLRALNYFYLVRLWGAVPLVLEPTLSLDKNLQPARTPADKIQDQLIADLKQAEKLLPVSYASTIETRGRATQGAAQALLAKVYLWRSSYNQTNEWQLAADYAAKVIANTTYSLVSGANYSTIFRTKNTSESIFELQYNYNNQETNGLSAYFLPRSSKVTTGGNQTVIPTQKLVDAFEPGDLRKAASFYTSDPATDQFPNLPTVAKYLGTVVGTTRYSDSNLILLRLADVILMQAEALAQVGQTAPSIALVNRIRNRAGLANTTATSKDAVLLAIEQERFVELCFEGHRWYDLLRTGRAKAVLGVDKKALMPVYFTEIQLNPNLLPQNPGY from the coding sequence ATGAAAAAAATAATCAATAGCACCCTGGCCATCACACTGGTCATTCTGGTTGCAGGCTGCACCGATGTCCTCAATCAGGTGCCGGTAAGTGCTCTGACTCAAAGTTCTTTTTTCCAGAATGCCGCCGACGCTGAAGCGGCTATCATCACCGGTTATGATGCTTTGCAGGGCGACGATGTCCGGCATATTGCCTGGGGGGATGCACGGGCTGATAATCTTCGGGTGCCGGTTAATGAAATTGGTATCACCGATGGAGGAGTTCTGGATTTCCAGAACGACAATATCAGTACCAGCAGTGGGTATGCGACCTGGAGTCGTTTCTATTCAGGAATTAACAAAGTCAACAATGTGCTGGCCCAGGTGCCGACCATTAAAAGTCCAACCATCACCAGCGTTCGGGATCGGATTATGGGTGAGGCTTATTTTCTGCGGGCTCTTAATTATTTCTATCTCGTGCGCTTGTGGGGGGCTGTGCCGCTGGTGCTGGAGCCAACACTTTCGCTCGATAAAAACTTGCAGCCAGCCCGAACACCTGCCGATAAAATACAGGATCAGCTCATTGCCGATCTGAAACAGGCCGAGAAATTACTGCCGGTTAGCTACGCATCGACGATTGAAACCAGGGGTCGGGCCACACAGGGAGCTGCTCAGGCTCTGCTGGCAAAGGTTTATCTCTGGCGGAGTTCGTACAATCAGACCAATGAATGGCAACTGGCAGCCGATTACGCGGCCAAGGTTATCGCCAATACAACCTATAGCCTCGTATCGGGAGCCAACTACAGCACCATTTTTAGGACGAAAAACACGAGCGAATCCATTTTCGAACTCCAGTACAATTACAACAATCAGGAAACGAATGGTCTTTCGGCCTATTTCCTGCCCCGTAGTAGTAAAGTAACGACGGGAGGAAACCAGACCGTGATTCCGACCCAAAAGCTGGTCGATGCTTTTGAGCCGGGTGATCTTCGAAAAGCGGCCAGTTTTTATACCAGCGATCCAGCCACCGATCAGTTCCCCAACCTGCCTACTGTAGCCAAATACCTGGGAACAGTGGTAGGCACCACCCGCTATAGCGACAGCAACCTTATTCTTCTGCGGCTGGCCGATGTGATTCTGATGCAGGCCGAAGCACTGGCGCAAGTTGGTCAGACGGCCCCTTCCATCGCGCTGGTCAACCGGATTCGGAACCGCGCCGGCCTGGCCAATACCACCGCTACATCGAAAGATGCTGTTCTGCTGGCCATTGAGCAGGAGCGCTTTGTGGAACTCTGCTTTGAGGGGCATCGGTGGTATGACCTGCTTCGAACCGGGCGGGCAAAAGCCGTGCTGGGCGTCGATAAAAAGGCGTTGATGCCCGTTTATTTCACCGAAATCCAACTAAATCCGAATCTGTTGCCTCAGAATCCGGGCTATTGA
- a CDS encoding LamG-like jellyroll fold domain-containing protein, protein MNLHDKDFTLKTANFMRVLPRNVCAYLAILTIVTTQFSGSLYAQDSRHITTGTIIPDETYSDQPYIVKTNDGAWLCVLTTGTGHEGATGQHIITQRSLDQGKTWIDRRDVEPGDGPEASYAVLLKASSGRIFVFYNHNTDNIRAVKGDNPPYQDGLVKRVDSQGYFVFKYSDDNGKSWSDKRVTIPIRNFEIDRKNPYQGKIQYFWNVGRAFVDKGAAFVPVHKVGGFGVGFFTSSEGALLRSPDLLTVADPAKATWGTLPDGDIGLRTPPNIGGPIAEEQSFSVLSDGTFYCVYRTIDGHPVYTYSRDGGHTWDTPQYLRYANGRLVKHPRAANFAWKCENGKFLYWFHNHGGHFIRDHPNRRTMAYEDRNPAWVIGGIEADSPKGKIIRWTQPEILLYDDDPLIRMSYPDLVEDKGAYYITETQKDIARVHKIDENLLTKLWGQFDNRNKTTDQLVVNWAYQKGSFPQTVAAPALPEFYKRDTKKLEQPGMSAPNGFTIDLAFSLKKLTANQLLADTRDSTGKGWYVQTTDKKTIELVLNDGRTQSSWACDERLLTANQPHYVSIIVDGGPKIIAFVVDGVMNDGGDTRQFGWGRFSPYLKSVVGARQLTLGTSLDGQITQVSVYNRALTISEAIGNYNAQKKQSDH, encoded by the coding sequence GTGAACTTACACGACAAAGACTTTACCCTAAAAACCGCGAATTTCATGCGTGTACTGCCAAGAAACGTATGTGCTTATCTAGCCATTCTGACAATTGTGACTACCCAATTTTCCGGGTCACTTTATGCTCAGGACAGTCGGCACATTACAACCGGAACCATTATTCCCGACGAGACGTATAGCGACCAGCCGTATATCGTAAAAACCAACGACGGAGCGTGGCTGTGCGTATTAACCACCGGAACGGGTCACGAAGGGGCAACAGGTCAGCACATTATTACGCAACGAAGCCTCGATCAGGGTAAAACCTGGATCGACCGGCGCGATGTCGAACCGGGCGATGGTCCCGAAGCGTCTTACGCGGTGCTGCTTAAAGCATCATCGGGCCGGATTTTCGTGTTTTACAACCACAATACCGATAACATCCGGGCTGTAAAAGGCGACAACCCACCCTATCAGGACGGACTGGTCAAACGGGTAGATAGCCAGGGCTATTTTGTCTTCAAATACTCGGACGATAACGGCAAAAGCTGGTCGGATAAGCGGGTGACTATTCCCATTCGTAATTTTGAGATTGATCGAAAAAACCCCTATCAGGGCAAGATTCAGTATTTCTGGAATGTTGGCCGGGCTTTTGTCGACAAGGGAGCGGCTTTTGTGCCGGTTCATAAAGTGGGCGGTTTTGGCGTCGGCTTTTTTACATCGAGTGAGGGAGCCTTGCTGCGTAGCCCTGATTTATTGACCGTAGCAGACCCAGCAAAGGCAACCTGGGGCACCCTTCCCGATGGTGATATAGGCTTACGGACTCCTCCCAATATAGGCGGACCAATTGCTGAGGAACAGAGTTTCTCGGTCCTGAGCGACGGCACGTTCTATTGCGTTTACCGAACCATCGACGGGCATCCGGTTTACACCTACAGCCGGGATGGCGGGCATACCTGGGATACTCCGCAGTATTTGCGCTACGCCAATGGCCGACTGGTCAAGCATCCGCGAGCGGCCAATTTTGCCTGGAAATGTGAAAATGGAAAATTTCTGTACTGGTTTCACAATCATGGCGGGCACTTCATCCGCGACCATCCGAACCGACGAACTATGGCCTACGAAGACCGTAATCCGGCCTGGGTTATAGGCGGTATCGAAGCAGATTCACCCAAAGGAAAAATCATTCGGTGGACACAACCCGAAATTCTGCTGTATGACGACGATCCACTGATTCGGATGAGTTATCCTGATCTGGTTGAAGACAAAGGGGCGTATTACATTACCGAAACACAGAAGGATATAGCCCGAGTCCATAAAATCGATGAGAACCTACTGACCAAACTCTGGGGCCAATTCGACAACCGGAATAAAACAACCGACCAACTGGTCGTCAACTGGGCCTATCAGAAGGGCAGCTTCCCCCAAACCGTTGCGGCCCCAGCTTTGCCCGAGTTTTACAAACGGGACACAAAAAAACTGGAGCAACCGGGCATGAGTGCTCCCAACGGATTTACCATCGATCTGGCGTTTAGCCTGAAAAAATTAACCGCCAACCAGCTACTGGCCGACACGCGCGACAGCACTGGCAAAGGCTGGTATGTACAGACCACGGATAAAAAAACGATTGAACTGGTACTGAATGATGGGCGCACGCAATCATCCTGGGCCTGCGACGAACGGTTGTTAACGGCGAATCAGCCTCATTACGTCAGTATCATTGTCGATGGAGGCCCAAAAATTATCGCCTTTGTGGTCGATGGTGTTATGAACGATGGGGGTGATACCCGGCAGTTTGGCTGGGGTCGGTTTAGTCCGTACCTGAAATCGGTGGTGGGTGCCCGGCAATTAACCCTGGGAACTTCCCTTGATGGGCAAATAACACAGGTTTCGGTCTATAATCGGGCATTAACCATTTCAGAAGCCATCGGAAACTATAACGCACAAAAAAAGCAATCGGACCATTAA